One region of Anaeromyxobacter paludicola genomic DNA includes:
- a CDS encoding YheT family hydrolase — translation MTFSPARWLPGPHFQTIWSSLGRRPVRLDSVMERLELADGDFVDVERFAGPSPDAPVLVACHGLEGSSRAVYVRGLVREALSRGLAAAALNFRGCSGEPNRLPRFYHSGDTGDLAALVARLRAERPGRAILLAGFSLGGNVVAKYLAEGGDALPPEVRAGAVISVPFDLARCAAAIDAPGAMQRIYRERFLRMLRAKAAEKARRFPGAADWDAVRRARTFSEFDGRLTAPLHGFASAADYWARSSSGPLLAGVRRPLLALSSIDDPIAPGACLPLAAARANPAVSLRVLPAGGHVGFVGGSPWRPAFWAEAEAARWLAAQAGTPESH, via the coding sequence ATGACCTTCTCCCCCGCCCGCTGGCTCCCCGGCCCCCATTTCCAGACCATCTGGTCGAGCCTCGGCCGGCGCCCGGTCCGGCTCGACTCGGTCATGGAGCGGCTCGAGCTGGCCGACGGCGACTTCGTGGACGTGGAGCGGTTCGCCGGGCCCTCGCCGGACGCGCCGGTGCTGGTCGCCTGCCACGGGCTCGAGGGGAGCTCGCGCGCCGTCTACGTGCGCGGCCTCGTGCGCGAGGCGCTCTCGCGCGGGCTCGCGGCGGCGGCGCTCAACTTCCGCGGCTGCTCCGGCGAGCCGAACCGGCTCCCGCGCTTCTACCACTCGGGCGACACGGGCGACCTCGCCGCGCTGGTGGCGCGGCTCCGGGCCGAGCGGCCCGGGCGCGCCATCCTGCTGGCGGGCTTCTCGCTCGGCGGCAACGTGGTCGCGAAGTACCTCGCCGAGGGGGGCGACGCCCTCCCGCCGGAGGTGCGGGCCGGCGCGGTGATCTCGGTGCCGTTCGACCTCGCTCGCTGCGCCGCGGCCATCGACGCCCCCGGCGCCATGCAGCGGATCTACCGGGAGCGGTTCCTGCGGATGCTGCGGGCCAAGGCGGCCGAGAAGGCCCGGCGCTTCCCCGGGGCCGCCGACTGGGACGCGGTCCGGCGCGCCCGCACCTTCTCCGAGTTCGACGGCCGGCTCACCGCCCCGCTGCACGGCTTCGCCTCCGCGGCCGACTACTGGGCCCGCTCCAGCTCCGGGCCGCTGCTCGCCGGCGTCCGCCGGCCGCTCCTCGCGCTCTCCTCCATCGACGACCCCATCGCCCCCGGCGCCTGCCTCCCGCTCGCCGCGGCGCGAGCCAACCCGGCCGTCTCGCTGCGCGTGCTGCCCGCCGGCGGCCACGTCGGCTTCGTGGGCGGGAGCCCGTGGCGGCCGGCCTTCTGGGCCGAGGCCGAGGCCGCCCGCTGGCTCGCCGCGCAGGCCGGAACCCCGGAGTCCCATTGA
- a CDS encoding chloride channel protein, producing MPRRAHRPSQPPDDADLRGTVLRRPVFYHSVGEFLRQLPRVAQRFWLLVVLTGAVGGLGSVLLLRLLELVKLLAWPGGETYLGSVEGAPPLQRVLVPGLAGLLITGVSFFTHRPLGGHGTAGIIEAIWVQRGRLPLGRALLRGAISIVAVGMGASLGREGALVSTGAASGSWLADRLQVTRRQARLLVACGAASGIAAAYNVPIGGALFGLEVLLGSFALELLGPIVVSCVVATILSRILAGGHPGYVIPEYALMRPSEVFLGLACAPILALASVLYVRVMGWVEVKLYRLPKQVVRWLPPLGLSLLGAASIPFPQLLGNGYDTVNAALLGNLALPALLLLPALKLAATALCAGAGVPGGLFTPSLYYGALLGGGLGELIQRAFHSGPPVGAMALIGMAGVLAGTTHAAVSSVLIIFELTGDYGVILPLMLTATLAAAISRAIEPDSLYTAPLRRRGVKLPELPRPDWLQVTPVAGLVTDAAERVEPSVPFQQVLLKLLALPPGHDLYVTAPGGEFLGVIELEALKGTINEEANLSMIVAADVMDRTVRPLTPDMRLAAVAERFAESDLERLPVVDSHHRLVGTVSKRDLLKHGRF from the coding sequence TTGCCCCGGCGCGCACATCGGCCGTCCCAGCCCCCGGACGACGCGGACCTGCGCGGCACGGTCCTGCGCCGGCCGGTCTTCTATCACTCGGTCGGCGAGTTCCTTCGGCAGCTGCCGCGCGTCGCGCAGCGGTTCTGGCTCCTCGTGGTGCTCACGGGCGCCGTCGGCGGGCTCGGCTCGGTGCTGCTGCTGCGCCTGCTGGAGCTCGTGAAGCTGCTCGCCTGGCCGGGGGGCGAGACTTACCTCGGCTCGGTCGAGGGCGCGCCGCCGCTCCAGCGGGTGCTGGTGCCGGGCCTGGCGGGGCTCCTCATCACCGGGGTCTCCTTCTTCACCCACCGCCCGCTCGGCGGGCACGGCACGGCGGGGATCATCGAGGCCATCTGGGTGCAGCGCGGCCGGCTGCCGCTCGGCCGCGCGCTCCTGCGGGGCGCGATCTCGATCGTGGCGGTCGGCATGGGCGCGTCCCTCGGGCGCGAGGGCGCGCTCGTCTCCACCGGGGCCGCGAGCGGCTCGTGGCTCGCCGACCGGCTCCAGGTGACCCGCCGCCAGGCCCGGCTCCTCGTCGCCTGCGGCGCCGCCTCCGGGATCGCGGCCGCCTACAACGTGCCCATCGGCGGCGCGCTCTTCGGGCTCGAGGTGCTGCTCGGCAGCTTCGCGCTCGAGCTGCTCGGGCCCATCGTGGTGAGCTGCGTCGTCGCCACCATCCTCTCGCGCATCCTCGCCGGCGGCCACCCTGGCTACGTCATCCCCGAGTACGCGCTCATGCGGCCGTCCGAGGTGTTCCTCGGCCTCGCCTGCGCGCCCATCCTCGCCCTCGCCTCGGTGCTCTACGTGCGGGTGATGGGCTGGGTCGAGGTGAAGCTCTACCGCCTCCCGAAGCAGGTCGTGCGCTGGCTGCCGCCGCTCGGGCTCTCCCTGCTCGGCGCGGCCTCGATCCCGTTCCCGCAGCTCCTCGGCAACGGCTACGACACCGTCAACGCGGCGCTGCTCGGGAACCTGGCGCTGCCGGCGCTGCTCCTGCTCCCGGCGCTGAAGCTGGCCGCGACCGCGCTCTGCGCCGGCGCCGGCGTCCCGGGCGGCCTCTTCACGCCCTCGCTCTACTACGGCGCCCTCCTCGGCGGCGGGCTCGGCGAGCTCATCCAGCGGGCCTTCCACAGCGGCCCGCCGGTCGGCGCCATGGCGCTCATCGGGATGGCCGGCGTGCTCGCCGGGACCACCCACGCGGCGGTCTCCTCGGTGCTCATCATCTTCGAGCTCACCGGCGACTACGGCGTGATCCTGCCGCTCATGCTCACCGCGACGCTCGCCGCGGCCATCAGCCGGGCCATCGAGCCCGACTCGCTCTACACCGCGCCGCTGCGCCGCCGGGGCGTGAAGCTCCCCGAGCTGCCGCGCCCGGACTGGCTGCAGGTCACGCCCGTGGCCGGGCTGGTCACCGACGCCGCCGAGCGGGTGGAGCCGAGCGTGCCCTTCCAGCAGGTGCTCTTGAAGCTGCTGGCGCTGCCGCCCGGGCACGACCTCTACGTCACCGCCCCGGGCGGCGAGTTCCTGGGCGTCATCGAGCTCGAGGCGCTCAAGGGCACCATCAACGAGGAGGCCAACCTGTCGATGATCGTCGCGGCCGACGTGATGGATCGCACCGTGCGCCCGCTCACCCCCGACATGCGGCTCGCCGCGGTGGCGGAGCGGTTCGCGGAGAGCGACCTCGAGCGGCTACCGGTGGTGGACTCACACCATCGGCTGGTGGGCACCGTCTCGAAGCGCGACCTCCTCAAGCACGGCCGCTTCTAG
- a CDS encoding response regulator: protein MYRILVVDDEPQVAKALRRLLSKEFEVEVAYGGAEALEKLETFQPDAVLTDRRMPGLSGPDLLAEVKRRMPLALRVIVSGVSDDPDQPASEQAGGICSYLPKPWDESEVLGLFRSALPARDLLRALRKGLACAPGIQAELVQKDRKLVLRAFRAGTPIPPQQALRILAAFARELDEESLQALGSLLEPHDITVAAEGGGTEAGLAVELPVPEPLLASGSR from the coding sequence ATGTATCGGATCCTGGTCGTGGACGACGAGCCGCAGGTCGCGAAGGCGCTCCGCCGCCTCCTCTCGAAGGAGTTCGAGGTGGAGGTGGCGTACGGCGGCGCGGAGGCGCTCGAGAAGCTCGAGACCTTCCAGCCCGACGCGGTGCTGACCGACCGGCGCATGCCCGGCCTCTCCGGCCCGGACCTGCTCGCCGAGGTGAAGCGCCGGATGCCGCTCGCCCTGCGCGTCATCGTCTCCGGCGTCAGCGACGATCCGGACCAGCCGGCGAGCGAGCAGGCGGGCGGCATCTGCAGCTACCTGCCGAAGCCGTGGGACGAGTCGGAGGTCCTCGGCCTGTTCCGCAGCGCCCTCCCCGCCCGCGACCTGCTCCGCGCCCTGCGCAAGGGGCTCGCGTGCGCGCCGGGCATCCAGGCCGAGCTGGTGCAGAAGGATCGCAAGCTGGTGCTCCGGGCCTTCCGCGCCGGCACGCCCATCCCGCCGCAGCAGGCGCTCCGGATCCTGGCCGCCTTCGCGCGCGAGCTCGACGAGGAGTCGCTCCAGGCCCTCGGGAGCCTGCTCGAGCCGCACGACATCACCGTCGCCGCCGAGGGCGGCGGGACGGAGGCGGGGCTGGCGGTCGAGCTCCCCGTCCCCGAGCCGCTCCTCGCCAGCGGCAGCCGCTAG
- a CDS encoding ribonuclease H family protein yields the protein MTDDLRFFLYADGSALVNPGGPGATGYVVLDRACRALRFGATRYTVDGQYAVTNNRMELRAVLEGLEGLPDGAGVQVCSDSRYTIDALSKWIHGWRRKGWRTATGQPVLNRDLIEALDARIASLEVRFHWVRGHAGHPVNEVVDELAQCCARGAAGPDRARVIAALRAEGLLG from the coding sequence TTGACCGACGACCTCCGCTTCTTCCTCTACGCCGACGGCAGCGCCCTCGTGAACCCGGGCGGCCCGGGCGCGACCGGCTACGTGGTGCTCGACCGCGCCTGCCGCGCGCTCCGCTTCGGCGCGACCCGCTACACGGTGGACGGGCAGTACGCGGTCACCAACAACCGGATGGAGCTGCGGGCGGTGCTGGAGGGGCTCGAGGGGCTCCCCGACGGCGCCGGCGTGCAGGTCTGCTCCGACTCGCGCTACACCATCGACGCCCTCTCGAAGTGGATCCACGGCTGGCGGCGCAAGGGGTGGCGCACCGCGACCGGCCAGCCGGTGCTGAACCGCGACCTCATCGAGGCGCTCGACGCCCGGATCGCCTCGCTCGAGGTCCGCTTCCACTGGGTCCGCGGCCACGCCGGCCACCCGGTCAACGAGGTGGTGGACGAGCTCGCCCAGTGCTGCGCCCGCGGCGCCGCGGGGCCCGACCGGGCGCGCGTGATCGCGGCGCTCCGGGCCGAGGGGCTCCTCGGCTGA
- a CDS encoding DTW domain-containing protein codes for MPRRTRIPDLSQRCPACFFRPEDCLCPACLPPVETRTRLLVLRHVSERLRPTNTARWAALALAGARLLDYGARDALLDEAPLAEPGTCVLWPGGAPLAEPPRQVVVVDASWSQARRMLQRIPALQSLPRLSLPGPPPGSLRLREPPVAGGMSTIEAIARALDLLGEPDAAARLDRIHALSVERGLRLRMGPDYARLARAG; via the coding sequence ATGCCCCGCCGCACCCGCATCCCCGACCTGTCCCAGCGCTGCCCGGCGTGCTTCTTCCGCCCGGAGGACTGCCTCTGCCCGGCCTGCCTGCCGCCGGTCGAGACCCGGACGCGGCTCCTGGTGCTCCGGCACGTGAGCGAGCGGCTGCGCCCCACCAACACCGCGCGCTGGGCGGCGCTGGCGCTCGCCGGGGCCCGGCTCCTCGACTACGGCGCCCGGGACGCCCTGCTCGACGAGGCGCCGCTCGCGGAGCCGGGCACCTGCGTGCTCTGGCCCGGCGGCGCGCCGCTCGCCGAGCCGCCCCGCCAGGTGGTGGTGGTGGACGCGAGCTGGTCGCAGGCCCGCCGCATGCTCCAGCGCATCCCGGCGCTTCAGTCCCTGCCGCGCCTCTCCCTGCCCGGGCCGCCGCCCGGCTCGCTGCGGCTGCGGGAGCCGCCCGTGGCCGGCGGCATGTCCACCATCGAGGCCATCGCCCGGGCGCTCGACCTCCTCGGCGAGCCCGACGCGGCCGCCCGGCTCGACCGGATCCACGCCCTGTCGGTCGAGCGGGGGCTCCGGCTGCGGATGGGGCCGGACTACGCCCGGCTCGCCCGCGCCGGCTGA
- a CDS encoding DEAD/DEAH box helicase, with amino-acid sequence MQETSTTFDALDLHPALRQALSAKGYAAPTPVQAAVLAADHAGRDLLVSAQTGSGKTVAFGLAVAPDLLGTGALPPAGQPLVLVIEPTRELAMQVQAELSWLYAPLGARVTACVGGMDPRREQRALAAGCHVVVGTPGRLCDHLDRKNLTLGALRALVLDEADEMLDMGFRDELELILAAAPSKRRTIFFSATLPKPIVELARKYQQDALRIAATPAGEAHQDIEYRAHFVSTRERERAVVNVLRLQDARSALVFCNTREAVNHLSASLDERGFATVAISGELTQAERTRALKQLRDGRARVLVATDVAARGLDLPDVSLVIHADLPRDAPGLLHRSGRTGRAGRKGVSVLLVPPARRALGERMLRTARVEVPWTPAPDADAVRARDQERLLEAVEALAAEPAEEDLAVAERLLAAKTPLALAAALVRSERQKLPSPEELPETGALRLREPARMRAPAADGEGPRPKGKVVNVTPGDSTWFKLTLGRREGADPRFIVPLLCHRGGVTNREIGRIVILAEETRFEIARSVAERFAEAAGEPDPRHPRQHILPSQPPPGYAPGAPGAGGKGAHPRAAAGGAARPAAKGYGKPAPRAGAKPYGKPRPGVQTRSGEGHRTDGVPRYGKKR; translated from the coding sequence ATGCAAGAGACCTCGACCACCTTCGACGCCCTCGACCTCCACCCGGCGCTGCGGCAGGCGCTCTCCGCCAAGGGGTACGCCGCCCCGACGCCGGTGCAGGCCGCGGTGCTCGCTGCCGACCACGCCGGCCGCGACCTGCTCGTCTCCGCCCAGACCGGGTCGGGGAAGACCGTCGCCTTCGGCCTGGCGGTCGCGCCGGACCTGCTCGGCACGGGCGCGCTGCCGCCCGCCGGCCAGCCGCTCGTGCTCGTCATCGAGCCCACCCGCGAGCTCGCCATGCAGGTGCAGGCCGAGCTCTCCTGGCTCTACGCGCCGCTCGGCGCGCGGGTCACCGCCTGCGTGGGCGGGATGGACCCCCGCCGCGAGCAGCGGGCCCTCGCCGCCGGCTGCCACGTGGTGGTCGGCACGCCGGGGCGGCTCTGCGACCACCTCGACCGGAAGAACCTCACCCTCGGCGCGCTGCGGGCGCTGGTGCTCGACGAGGCCGACGAGATGCTCGACATGGGCTTCCGCGACGAGCTCGAGCTCATCCTCGCCGCCGCCCCCTCGAAGCGCCGGACCATCTTCTTCTCGGCCACGCTGCCGAAGCCCATCGTCGAGCTGGCGCGCAAGTACCAGCAGGACGCGCTCCGGATCGCCGCCACCCCGGCCGGCGAGGCCCACCAGGACATCGAGTACCGGGCCCACTTCGTCTCCACGCGCGAGCGGGAGCGGGCGGTGGTGAACGTGCTCCGGCTGCAGGACGCCCGCAGCGCGCTCGTCTTCTGCAACACCCGCGAGGCGGTGAACCACCTCTCGGCCAGCCTCGACGAGCGCGGCTTCGCCACCGTCGCCATCTCCGGCGAGCTCACGCAGGCCGAGCGCACCCGGGCCCTGAAGCAGCTGCGCGACGGGCGCGCCCGGGTGCTGGTCGCGACCGACGTCGCCGCGCGCGGGCTCGACCTCCCCGACGTGTCGCTCGTGATCCACGCCGACCTCCCGCGCGACGCGCCGGGGCTCCTCCACCGGAGCGGCCGCACCGGCCGGGCCGGCCGCAAGGGGGTCTCGGTGCTGCTCGTGCCGCCGGCGCGCCGCGCGCTCGGCGAGCGGATGCTGCGGACCGCCCGCGTCGAGGTGCCCTGGACGCCGGCGCCCGACGCCGACGCGGTCCGCGCCCGCGATCAGGAGCGGCTCCTCGAGGCGGTCGAGGCGCTCGCCGCCGAGCCGGCCGAGGAGGACCTCGCCGTCGCCGAGCGGCTCCTCGCCGCCAAGACCCCGCTCGCGCTCGCCGCGGCGCTGGTCCGCTCCGAGCGGCAGAAGCTGCCTTCGCCGGAGGAGCTGCCCGAGACCGGGGCGCTGCGGCTCCGCGAGCCCGCGCGGATGCGCGCGCCGGCCGCCGACGGCGAGGGGCCCCGGCCCAAGGGCAAGGTGGTCAACGTGACCCCCGGCGACAGCACCTGGTTCAAGCTCACCCTGGGCCGGCGCGAGGGGGCCGACCCGCGCTTCATCGTGCCGCTCCTCTGCCACCGCGGCGGCGTCACCAACCGCGAGATCGGCCGGATCGTGATCCTCGCCGAGGAGACCCGCTTCGAGATCGCGCGCAGCGTGGCCGAGCGGTTCGCCGAGGCCGCCGGGGAGCCCGACCCGCGCCACCCCCGCCAGCACATCCTCCCCTCGCAGCCCCCGCCCGGCTACGCGCCCGGCGCCCCCGGAGCGGGGGGGAAGGGCGCGCACCCGCGCGCCGCTGCCGGCGGCGCGGCCCGGCCGGCGGCGAAGGGCTACGGCAAGCCCGCCCCCCGGGCCGGGGCGAAGCCCTACGGGAAGCCGCGGCCGGGCGTCCAGACGCGCTCCGGCGAGGGGCACCGGACCGACGGCGTGCCGCGGTACGGCAAGAAGCGTTAG
- a CDS encoding MFS transporter — protein MNHDSVRPTPPAVFAVTIVPFAAAIGYVSIAAPFWLKSQGVSLAVIGAISATTMTPHAIKFLWAPLVDIGSYRKVWFVGMTLACAALLGALALVPDLARHLGLFTAVATAAQVAGTTACVAADGLMAATTRLEDKGKAGGWRMAGNVGGTGVLGALALWVASRASVPAAGAVMAAVTAASAFAALLIVEPHFRDPAVERAGSFGRALWVRVRGILDDLWGTVRSRDGWTGLVICALPVGAGALTNLFSAMAVDYGASEHVVAVVSGLGGGLVGAVGSLVGGYLADHMNRRLAYALSAGITALSAVAMLAAPLTPLTYAWGTLAYNFANGIAFATLAAFILEMVGHSAAAATKYTLFIAIANVASNYVTALDGWGSELRGLGARGALIADAVLTFAGIGVLLGMVALTRRSGSGAAASG, from the coding sequence GTGAACCACGACTCCGTCCGGCCGACGCCGCCCGCCGTCTTCGCCGTCACCATCGTCCCGTTCGCGGCGGCCATCGGCTACGTGTCGATCGCGGCCCCCTTCTGGCTCAAGAGCCAGGGGGTGTCGCTCGCGGTCATCGGCGCCATCTCGGCCACCACGATGACGCCGCACGCCATCAAGTTCCTCTGGGCGCCGCTGGTGGACATCGGCTCCTACCGGAAGGTCTGGTTCGTGGGGATGACGCTCGCCTGCGCGGCGCTGCTCGGCGCCCTCGCGCTGGTGCCGGACCTGGCCCGCCACCTCGGCCTCTTCACCGCGGTGGCCACCGCGGCCCAGGTGGCGGGCACCACCGCCTGCGTCGCCGCCGACGGGCTCATGGCCGCCACCACCCGGCTCGAGGACAAGGGCAAGGCGGGCGGGTGGCGCATGGCGGGGAACGTGGGCGGGACGGGCGTGCTCGGCGCGCTCGCGCTCTGGGTGGCCTCGCGCGCCTCGGTGCCGGCGGCCGGCGCGGTCATGGCCGCGGTCACCGCGGCGAGCGCGTTCGCCGCCCTCCTCATCGTCGAGCCCCACTTCCGCGACCCGGCGGTGGAGCGGGCCGGCAGCTTCGGGCGGGCGCTCTGGGTCCGCGTCCGGGGGATCCTCGACGACCTCTGGGGGACGGTGCGCAGCCGCGACGGCTGGACCGGGCTCGTCATCTGCGCGCTGCCGGTCGGCGCGGGCGCGCTCACGAACCTCTTCTCCGCCATGGCGGTGGACTACGGCGCCTCGGAGCACGTGGTGGCGGTGGTGAGCGGGCTCGGCGGCGGGCTCGTCGGCGCGGTCGGGTCGCTCGTGGGCGGCTACCTCGCCGACCACATGAACCGGCGGCTCGCCTACGCGCTCTCCGCCGGCATCACCGCCCTCTCCGCGGTGGCGATGCTGGCGGCCCCGCTCACGCCGCTCACCTACGCCTGGGGCACGCTCGCCTACAACTTCGCGAACGGGATCGCGTTCGCCACCCTCGCCGCCTTCATCCTCGAGATGGTCGGCCACAGCGCCGCGGCCGCGACCAAGTACACGCTCTTCATCGCCATCGCCAACGTGGCGAGCAACTACGTGACCGCCCTCGACGGCTGGGGCTCGGAGCTGCGCGGCCTCGGGGCGCGCGGCGCCCTCATCGCCGACGCCGTGCTCACCTTCGCCGGCATCGGCGTCCTGCTCGGGATGGTGGCGCTCACGCGCCGGAGCGGCAGCGGCGCGGCCGCGAGCGGGTAG
- a CDS encoding synaptic vesicle VAT-1 family membrane protein codes for MRAVFITRPGGPEVLEVRESADPKPRSGEVRVRVRAAGLNFAEVMARQGLYPDAPRFPCVVGYEASGVVDALGPGVSGPAPGTRVMAMTRFGAHADVLCVPAAQAIPMPEGMGFEEAAAIPVNYLTAWHMLFRVAALRPGDRVLVHMAAGGVGIAVLQLCRTVEGVLTFGTASASKHPVLREEGCAYPIDYRARDWADEVRRLTGGEGVDLVLDPLGGGDTRKGYALLREAGRLVCYGFANLSGEGGRSYLRLATQMVRVPLFNPISLMNQNRAVAGVNMGHLWHRQELLSAEFAELMALYARGAIRPRIAATFPLERAADAHRCIQERQNVGKVLLVP; via the coding sequence ATGCGAGCCGTCTTCATCACCCGCCCCGGCGGGCCCGAGGTGCTCGAGGTCCGCGAGTCGGCCGACCCGAAGCCGAGGAGCGGCGAGGTGCGGGTGCGGGTCCGGGCGGCGGGGCTCAACTTCGCCGAGGTGATGGCGCGGCAGGGGCTCTACCCCGACGCGCCCCGATTCCCCTGCGTCGTGGGCTACGAGGCGTCCGGCGTGGTGGACGCGCTCGGCCCCGGCGTGAGCGGTCCGGCCCCGGGCACGCGGGTGATGGCGATGACCCGGTTCGGCGCGCACGCCGACGTCCTCTGCGTCCCGGCAGCGCAGGCGATCCCCATGCCGGAGGGGATGGGGTTCGAGGAGGCCGCCGCGATCCCGGTGAACTACCTGACGGCGTGGCACATGCTGTTCCGCGTCGCGGCGCTGCGGCCCGGCGATCGGGTGCTGGTGCACATGGCGGCGGGCGGCGTCGGGATCGCCGTGCTGCAGCTCTGCCGGACCGTCGAGGGGGTTCTCACATTCGGCACCGCGTCGGCGTCGAAGCACCCGGTGCTGCGCGAGGAGGGGTGCGCCTATCCCATCGACTACCGCGCCCGCGACTGGGCCGACGAGGTGCGCCGGCTCACGGGCGGGGAGGGCGTGGACCTGGTGCTCGATCCGCTCGGCGGCGGCGACACGCGCAAGGGCTACGCGCTCCTGCGCGAGGCCGGGCGGCTCGTCTGCTACGGGTTCGCGAACCTCTCGGGGGAAGGGGGGCGCAGCTACCTGCGCCTCGCGACGCAGATGGTGCGGGTGCCGCTCTTCAACCCCATCTCGCTCATGAACCAGAACCGGGCGGTGGCGGGGGTCAACATGGGCCACCTCTGGCACCGGCAGGAGCTGCTCTCCGCCGAGTTCGCGGAGCTGATGGCGCTGTACGCCCGAGGCGCCATCCGGCCGCGCATCGCGGCCACCTTCCCCCTCGAGCGGGCCGCCGACGCGCACCGCTGCATCCAGGAGCGGCAGAACGTGGGGAAGGTGCTGCTCGTGCCCTGA